Proteins from a single region of Mustela erminea isolate mMusErm1 chromosome X, mMusErm1.Pri, whole genome shotgun sequence:
- the LOC116583401 gene encoding diphosphoinositol polyphosphate phosphohydrolase 3-beta isoform X2, translating into MKCKPNQTRTYDPEGFKKRAACLCFRSELEDEVLLVSSSRYPDRWIVPGGGMEPEEEPGGAAVREVYEEAGVKGKLGRLLGIFEQNQDRKHRTYVYVLTVTEILEDWEDSVSIGRKREWFKIEDAIKVLQCHKPVHAEYLEKLKLGGSPTNGNSVARSLPQSDP; encoded by the coding sequence ATGAAGTGCAAGCCGAACCAGACGCGCACCTACGACCCGGAGGGGTTCAAGAAGCGGGCGGCGTGCCTTTGCTTCCGGAGCGAGCTCGAGGACGAGGTGCTGTTAGTGAGTAGCAGTCGGTACCCGGACCGCTGGATCGTGCCGGGCGGGGGCATGGAGCCCGAGGAGGAGCCGGGCGGTGCGGCAGTCCGAGAGGTGTACGAAGAGGCGGGAGTCAAGGGGAAGTTAGGCCGGCTCCTGGGCATTTTCGAACAGAACCAAGACCGCAAGCACAGAACGTACGTGTACGTACTGACTGTCACTGAGATTCTGGAGGATTGGGAAGATTCGGTTAGCATTGGGAGGAAGCGAGAGTGGTTCAAAATCGAAGATGCGATCAAGGTTCTCCAGTGCCACAAGCCCGTGCATGCTGAATATCTGGAAAAACTAAAGCTGGGCGGTTCCCCGACCAATGGAAACTCCGTGGCCCGGTCCCTGCCACAGAGCGATCCCTAG
- the LOC116583401 gene encoding diphosphoinositol polyphosphate phosphohydrolase 3-beta isoform X1 translates to MKCKPNQTRTYDPEGFKKRAACLCFRSELEDEVLLVSSSRYPDRWIVPGGGMEPEEEPGGAAVREVYEEAGVKGKLGRLLGIFEQNQDRKHRTYVYVLTVTEILEDWEDSVSIGRKREWFKIEDAIKVLQCHKPVHAEYLEKLKLGGSPTNGNSVARSLPQSDP, encoded by the coding sequence ATGAAGTGCAAGCCGAACCAGACGCGCACCTACGACCCGGAGGGGTTCAAGAAGCGGGCGGCGTGCCTTTGCTTCCGGAGCGAGCTCGAGGACGAGGTGCTGTTAGTGAGTAGCAGTCGGTACCCGGACCGCTGGATCGTGCCGGGCGGGGGCATGGAGCCCGAGGAGGAGCCGGGCGGTGCGGCAGTCCGAGAGGTGTACGAAGAGGCGGGAGTCAAGGGGAAGTTAGGCCGGCTCCTGGGCATTTTCGAACAGAACCAAGACCGCAAGCACAGAACGTACGTGTACGTACTGACTGTCACTGAGATTCTGGAGGATTGGGAAGATTCGGTTAGCATTGGGAGGAAGCGAGAGTGGTTCAAAATCGAAGATGCGATCAAGGTTCTCCAGTGCCACAAGCCCGTGCATGCTGAATATCTGGAAAAACTAAAGCTGGGCGGTTCCCCGACCAATGGAAACTCCGTGGCCCGGTCCCTGCCACAGAGCGATCCCTA